One window from the genome of Salvia miltiorrhiza cultivar Shanhuang (shh) chromosome 7, IMPLAD_Smil_shh, whole genome shotgun sequence encodes:
- the LOC130996181 gene encoding serine/threonine-protein kinase BRI1-like 2, with product MEMKMLLAHLALLLLSTAAVSSSQRRSSTSTPSSQTDKLALLSFKKMIQQDPDGTLSDWQRNTDPCTFHGVTCNDQRRVTALDLAQSNLVGQISFSPFSSLDMLVSLNLSANSFAINANSSLLQIPYAVKELELSFSGVIGHIPEKMFANCPNLEYVNLAFNNITGFLPENLFLDIDKLKYLDLSYNNISGMISDLKIERCGSLSHLDWSGNQIAGSLPPSFSNCTSLVELIMPENFLSGQIPSAFGALKSLQTLDLSHNHLTGWIPPELGNTCASLVDLKLSKNNITGSIPATFASCSSLQTLDLSNNNLTGPFPDSILEKLSSLETLLLSGNWISGEFPASISFCKNLRVADFSSNRLSGNIPPDICPGAASLEELRAPDNLLYGPIPTQLSLCSQLKIIDFSINYINGSIPKELGNLENLEQLIAWYNGLEGSIPPELGNCKKLKNLILNNNHLSGTIPTELFNCANIEWISLTSNALTGEIPKEFGVLTRLAVLQLASNSLSGQIPKELANCTSLVWLDLNSNQLSGEIPPRLGRQLGAKALTGILSGNTLVFVRNVGNSCRGVGGLLEFAGIRPERLLQVPSLRSCDFTRLYSGPVLSLFTRYQTLEYLDLSYNQLRGKIPDAFGEMIALQVLVISHNQLSGEIPATLGQLKDIGVFDASHNRLQGHIPESFSMLSFLVQIDLSYNELTGQIPQRGQLSTLPASQYANNPGLCGVPLPECQYSQASSNPDDEQGGRSSGRSATWANSIVMGILISVAAVCILIVWAIAVRARRREAEGVKMLSSLQASHAATTWKIDKEREPLSINVATFQRQLRKLKFSQLIEATNGFSAASMIGSGGFGEVFKATLKDGSSVAIKKLIRLSCQGDREFMAEMETLGKIKHKNLVPLLGYCKIGEERLLVYEFMAYGSLEEMLHGKARGGRVLRWGERKKIARGAGKGLCFLHHNCIPHIIHRDMKSSNVLLDNDMEARVSDFGMARLISALDTHLSVSTLAGTPGYVPPEYYQSFRCTSRGDVYSFGVILLELLTGKRPTDKEDFGDTNLVGWVKGKVREGKGMEVIDAQLHEDEDEDEAEQVKEMVRYLEISLQCVDDFPSKRPNMLQVVAMLRDLGSAPNSA from the coding sequence ATGGAGATGAAGATGTTGCTAGCTCACCTCGCTCTCCTCCTActctccaccgccgccgtctcTTCTTCGCAGCGAAGATCATCAACATCAACACCATCATCACAGACCGATAAACTCGCCCTCCTCTCCTTCAAGAAGATGATCCAGCAAGATCCCGACGGCACTCTCTCCGACTGGCAGCGCAACACCGACCCATGCACGTTTCACGGCGTCACCTGCAACGATCAACGCCGTGTCACCGCCCTCGATCTCGCCCAATCCAACCTCGTCGGCCAAATCTCCTTCTCCCCATTTTCCTCACTAGACATGCTCGTCTCCCTCAACCTCTCCGCCAACTCCTTCGCCATCAATGCCAACTCTTCTCTCCTGCAAATCCCCTACGCCGTTAAGGAGCTCGAGCTCTCCTTCTCCGGCGTCATCGGCCACATACCGGAGAAGATGTTCGCCAACTGCCCCAACCTCGAGTACGTCAATCTAGCCTTCAACAACATCACCGGATTCCTGCCTGAGAATCTCTTCCTTGACATCGACAAGCTTAAATATCTCGACCTCTCCTACAACAACATCTCCGGCATGATATCCGACTTGAAGATCGAGAGGTGCGGCTCTCTGTCTCATCTCGATTGGTCGGGAAATCAGATTGCGGGATCACTACCTCCGTCCTTCTCCAACTGCACCAGCCTAGTGGAGCTGATTATGCCGGAGAATTTCCTCTCCGGCCAAATCCCCTCCGCTTTCGGCGCGCTGAAAAGCCTGCAAACCCTAGACCTCTCCCACAACCACCTCACCGGCTGGATCCCGCCGGAGCTCGGCAACACGTGTGCCTCCCTCGTCGACCTCAAGCTCTCGAAGAACAACATCACCGGATCGATCCCCGCCACCTTTGCGTCATGCTCGTCTCTGCAGACGCTCGATCTCTCCAACAACAACTTGACGGGACCTTTCCCGGATTCCATTCTCGAAAAGTTGTCGTCTCTGGAGACCCTCCTGCTCAGCGGCAACTGGATTTCCGGCGAATTTCCGGCGTCCATTTCCTTCTGCAAGAACCTGAGGGTGGCGGACTTCAGCTCCAACAGATTGTCCGGGAACATTCCCCCGGACATATGCCCCGGCGCCGCCTCGCTGGAGGAGCTCAGGGCGCCGGACAATCTCCTCTATGGCCCGATCCCGACTCAACTGTCTCTCTGCTCACAGCTGAAGATCATCGACTTCAGCATCAATTACATCAACGGATCCATTCCCAAGGAATTAGGAAATCTCGAGAATCTGGAGCAGCTCATTGCCTGGTACAACGGTTTGGAAGGGAGCATACCGCCGGAGCTGGGGAACTGCAAGAAGCTGAAGAATCTGATATTAAATAACAATCATTTAAGCGGCACAATCCCGACGGAACTATTCAATTGCGCTAACATAGAATGGATTTCCCTCACCAGCAACGCCCTCACCGGCGAAATCCCCAAAGAATTCGGGGTTTTAACACGGCTGGCGGTTTTGCAGCTCGCGAGCAACAGTTTAAGTGGGCAGATTCCCAAGGAGTTAGCCAATTGCACCAGTTTGGTATGGTTAGACCTCAACAGCAACCAGTTGAGCGGCGAGATCCCGCCGCGGCTGGGGCGGCAGCTCGGGGCGAAGGCGCTCACCGGAATTTTATCAGGAAACACATTAGTCTTCGTCCGAAATGTGGGGAACTCGTGCAGGGGAGTCGGGGGCCTTCTGGAATTCGCCGGCATTCGCCCCGAGAGGCTGCTGCAGGTGCCGTCGCTCAGGAGCTGCGATTTCACCAGGCTCTATTCCGGCCCTGTTTTGAGTCTTTTCACGCGGTATCAGACGCTCGAGTACCTCGATCTCTCTTATAATCAGCTCCGCGGCAAAATCCCGGATGCGTTTGGTGAGATGATAGCTCTGCAGGTTCTGGTTATATCGCATAACCAGTTATCCGGCGAGATTCCGGCGACGCTAGGGCAGCTAAAGGATATCGGAGTGTTCGACGCGTCGCACAACAGACTGCAGGGGCATATTCCCGAGTCCTTCTCCATGCTGTCGTTCCTGGTGCAGATTGATCTGTCGTATAACGAGCTCACCGGCCAGATTCCGCAGAGGGGCCAGCTGAGCACTCTTCCGGCGAGCCAGTACGCGAATAACCCCGGCCTCTGCGGCGTTCCGTTGCCGGAATGCCAGTACAGCCAGGCTTCCTCCAATCCTGATGATGAGCAAGGGGGAAGAAGTAGCGGGAGGAGTGCCACGTGGGCTAACAGCATCGTGATGGGGATACTCATATCCGTCGCCGCCGTATGCATCCTGATCGTGTGGGCCATCGCGGTGCGCGCGCGGCGGAGGGAGGCGGAGGGGGTTAAGATGCTGAGCAGCCTGCAGGCCTCCCACGCCGCCACCACGTGGAAGATCGACAAGGAGAGGGAGCCACTCAGCATCAACGTCGCCACCTTCCAGCGCCAGCTGAGGAAGCTCAAATTCTCGCAGCTCATCGAGGCCACCAACGGGTTCTCCGCCGCCAGCATGATCGGCTCCGGCGGGTTCGGGGAGGTCTTCAAGGCCACGCTCAAGGACGGGTCGAGCGTGGCCATAAAGAAACTCATACGCCTAAGCTGCCAaggcgacagagagttcatgGCAGAGATGGAGACGCTGGGGAAGATCAAGCACAAGAATCTGGTGCCATTACTAGGCTACTGCAAGATCGGGGAGGAAAGGCTGCTAGTGTACGAGTTCATGGCATACGGCAGCCTGGAGGAGATGCTCCACGGGAAGGCGAGGGGGGGCAGGGTGCTCCGGTGGGGGGAGCGGAAGAAGATCGCGCGGGGGGCCGGGAAGGGGCTCTGCTTCCTCCACCACAACTGCATCCCGCACATCATCCACCGGGACATGAAGTCGAGCAACGTGCTGCTGGACAACGACATGGAGGCGCGGGTGTCGGACTTCGGGATGGCGAGGCTGATCAGCGCGCTGGACACGCACCTGAGCGTGAGCACGCTGGCGGGGACGCCCGGGTACGTGCCGCCCGAGTACTACCAGAGCTTCCGGTGCACGTCGAGGGGGGACGTGTACTCGTTCGGGGTGATCCTGCTGGAGCTGCTCACGGGGAAGAGGCCCACGGACAAGGAGGACTTCGGGGACACCAATCTGGTGGGGTGGGTGAAGGGGAAGGTGAGGGAAGGGAAGGGGATGGAGGTCATCGACGCCCAGCTGCATGAGGATGAGGACGAGGACGAGGCCGAGCAGGTGAAGGAGATGGTTAGGTATTTGGAGATCTCGCTGCAGTGCGTCGACGACTTCCCCTCCAAGCGCCCCAATATGCTGCAGGTCGTCGCCATGCTCAGGGACCTTGGATCCGCCCCCAACAGCGCTTAA